The proteins below come from a single Arthrobacter crystallopoietes genomic window:
- a CDS encoding VOC family protein, translated as MPKPDITLGAPCWIDLMTSEPEKAKNFYTELFGWTYETGDEEKYGGYITAFKNGQSVAGLMKNDGQSGYPDVWTTYLRVDNVDATTQAAASNGGQIFVPPMEVPEQGKMAMISDAGGAAVGVWEFGGHTGFQLAAEPGSPAWHEIFTRDYPATVKFYQDVFGWDTDVMSDTDEFKYTTLGAGENAKAGIMDVSAFLPESIPAHWRIYFAVENTDAAIEKTTALGGQVVQPAADTPFGRVATLTDPTGAMFLIVQELPQQ; from the coding sequence ATGCCCAAGCCCGATATCACCCTCGGAGCGCCGTGCTGGATCGACCTGATGACCTCGGAGCCGGAAAAGGCCAAAAATTTCTACACCGAACTCTTCGGCTGGACCTATGAGACCGGTGATGAGGAAAAGTACGGCGGCTACATCACGGCCTTCAAGAACGGCCAGTCCGTCGCCGGCCTGATGAAGAACGACGGTCAGTCCGGCTACCCGGATGTCTGGACAACCTACCTGCGCGTGGACAACGTCGACGCCACCACCCAGGCCGCAGCCAGCAACGGCGGCCAGATCTTCGTGCCGCCGATGGAGGTTCCCGAGCAGGGCAAAATGGCGATGATTAGCGATGCTGGAGGCGCCGCCGTCGGTGTTTGGGAATTCGGCGGCCACACCGGCTTCCAGCTCGCGGCCGAACCGGGTTCGCCGGCCTGGCACGAAATCTTCACGCGCGACTACCCCGCCACCGTGAAGTTCTACCAGGACGTCTTCGGCTGGGACACGGACGTCATGAGCGACACCGACGAGTTCAAATACACCACCCTCGGCGCGGGCGAAAACGCCAAGGCGGGCATCATGGATGTCAGCGCGTTCCTCCCCGAAAGCATCCCGGCCCACTGGCGCATCTACTTCGCCGTGGAAAACACCGACGCCGCGATCGAGAAGACAACCGCACTCGGCGGCCAGGTGGTCCAACCGGCAGCAGACACCCCCTTCGGCCGCGTCGCCACCCTGACCGACCCCACCGGTGCCATGTTCCTCATTGTCCAGGAACTGCCGCAGCAGTAG
- a CDS encoding MFS transporter: MSAPTLPDLAPGSASARDPRHWSSTKRNRYGWFITVSLLFLMMLSWADKAVLGIAAVPLMKDLGITPEQFGLVGSAMFLTFGIAQLVAAPIANKVSSKWILLVLCLLWSIAQAPILLFASLPALWASRLLLGAGEGPLAPVLMHGIYKWFPEKKGATPAALASSGVTLGIVAFAPVLAWVIGQFGWQTAFALLAIVGLVWAVFWVIAGKEGPYTSRQAEQEIDGIAADEEPVMEERKVPYLRTILSPSWVFAVLASFFGYWTFTLAMSWGPAYFQNVLGFTGQQSGTMIALPAAWGAIATVGLSALTQRLHIKGVPTQKARGWVLGGSAAFAGACLVAATLTDSPVLSIALMVFGFGTAPALFAITYLVVAELTTIAQRGANLSIANAVLTTGGVFAPAVSGFLIGGAGTPADGYKAAFALAGGLMLAFGILALLFVNQQRDRRRLGLDATHPLASAYPVEADTPRAAVNA; encoded by the coding sequence GTGTCTGCACCTACTCTTCCCGACCTGGCCCCGGGCTCCGCGAGTGCCCGCGATCCCCGCCATTGGTCCAGCACAAAGCGCAACCGCTACGGCTGGTTCATCACCGTCAGCTTGCTCTTCCTCATGATGCTCAGCTGGGCCGACAAGGCTGTCCTCGGTATCGCCGCCGTTCCACTGATGAAAGATCTGGGCATCACCCCGGAGCAGTTCGGCCTGGTCGGCAGCGCCATGTTCCTGACCTTCGGCATCGCGCAGCTTGTCGCCGCCCCGATCGCCAACAAGGTCTCCAGCAAGTGGATCCTGCTGGTCCTGTGCCTGTTGTGGTCCATCGCGCAGGCACCGATCCTCCTGTTCGCTTCCCTGCCCGCGCTGTGGGCCAGCCGCCTGCTGCTGGGTGCCGGCGAAGGCCCGCTGGCACCCGTGCTGATGCACGGCATCTATAAGTGGTTCCCGGAGAAGAAGGGCGCTACCCCGGCCGCCCTCGCCTCTTCCGGCGTCACTCTCGGCATCGTGGCCTTCGCCCCGGTCCTGGCCTGGGTCATCGGTCAGTTCGGCTGGCAGACCGCCTTCGCGCTGCTGGCGATTGTTGGCTTGGTCTGGGCCGTTTTCTGGGTCATCGCAGGGAAGGAAGGTCCCTACACCAGCCGGCAGGCCGAGCAGGAAATCGACGGAATAGCTGCCGACGAAGAGCCTGTAATGGAAGAACGCAAGGTGCCCTACTTGCGTACCATCCTCTCCCCCAGCTGGGTTTTCGCGGTCCTCGCTTCCTTCTTCGGCTACTGGACCTTCACCCTGGCTATGTCCTGGGGACCGGCCTACTTTCAGAACGTCCTGGGCTTCACCGGCCAGCAGTCCGGCACCATGATCGCCCTGCCTGCAGCCTGGGGCGCCATCGCCACCGTCGGGCTCAGCGCCCTGACCCAGCGCCTGCACATTAAAGGTGTTCCGACGCAGAAGGCCCGCGGCTGGGTGCTCGGCGGCTCTGCTGCCTTCGCCGGTGCCTGCCTGGTTGCCGCAACGCTGACCGACTCTCCCGTGCTGTCCATCGCCCTCATGGTCTTCGGTTTCGGCACAGCCCCGGCGCTTTTCGCCATCACCTACCTGGTGGTCGCCGAACTGACCACTATCGCGCAGCGCGGCGCCAACCTGTCCATCGCCAACGCAGTCCTGACCACCGGCGGCGTCTTCGCACCAGCAGTCTCCGGTTTCCTGATCGGCGGCGCCGGCACTCCCGCTGATGGTTACAAGGCAGCCTTCGCCCTTGCCGGCGGGCTCATGCTCGCCTTCGGGATCCTGGCCCTGCTGTTCGTCAACCAGCAGCGCGACCGCCGGCGGCTTGGCCTGGACGCCACTCACCCGCTGGCTTCTGCGTATCCTGTCGAGGCCGACACCCCGAGAGCGGCTGTCAACGCCTGA
- a CDS encoding CynX/NimT family MFS transporter — protein sequence MLAAGIAAAMHIWKLPAALTDIQSDLGTTLVQAGLLLGIIQVASIVGGLATAIGGEMIGLRRLLLGGLVLLSAASLLGAASTSTGVLMAARALEGVGFLLAVVVAPALIRKVAPPQRLNLALASWATFHGMATLAGLSAGALFLQASGWREWWMVMAVVTLLPVPLLLRQVPKDTPPADAGLRAAVRRVKRTVATGPPWITGVVFACYTAQWMAVLGFLPSIYRAAGLEGPWPGVLSAIVGGVNAIGAVSAGPLMQRGLSERTIVFWTFLAMSATSTATFAVDWTGHGNGFAIQLGIIAAFSAIGGLIPAALTRYSVHLAPADGSVTAVLGLTQQIFNVGNFLGPMLFAMLATYAGGWGSTWWLTCGLSVAGILLLACLSKSRTAGA from the coding sequence GTGCTCGCGGCGGGAATCGCGGCCGCTATGCACATCTGGAAACTGCCTGCAGCCCTGACGGACATCCAATCCGACCTCGGCACCACGCTCGTGCAGGCCGGCCTTCTGCTTGGCATCATCCAAGTAGCGAGCATCGTCGGCGGACTGGCCACGGCGATCGGCGGGGAGATGATCGGACTGCGCCGCCTGTTGTTGGGCGGCCTGGTCCTGCTCAGTGCAGCCTCTTTGCTCGGGGCAGCCTCGACCAGCACCGGCGTTCTTATGGCCGCGCGCGCCCTCGAAGGGGTGGGCTTCCTGCTCGCCGTCGTTGTTGCGCCTGCGCTGATCCGTAAAGTCGCGCCGCCTCAGCGCCTGAATCTGGCGCTGGCAAGTTGGGCAACGTTCCATGGCATGGCGACCTTGGCAGGCCTCTCGGCCGGCGCGTTGTTCCTCCAAGCGTCCGGTTGGCGCGAGTGGTGGATGGTCATGGCCGTGGTTACGCTCCTGCCGGTGCCACTGCTGCTGCGCCAGGTTCCGAAAGATACCCCGCCGGCCGACGCTGGGCTGCGCGCTGCCGTGCGCCGGGTGAAGCGTACCGTTGCCACCGGACCACCCTGGATTACCGGCGTGGTCTTCGCCTGCTACACCGCCCAATGGATGGCTGTGCTTGGCTTTCTGCCCTCGATTTACCGCGCGGCAGGCCTCGAGGGTCCGTGGCCGGGCGTCTTGAGTGCCATCGTGGGCGGGGTCAACGCGATAGGGGCAGTCAGCGCTGGACCCCTTATGCAACGCGGGCTGTCCGAGCGGACTATCGTCTTCTGGACCTTCCTCGCGATGTCAGCTACATCCACGGCTACCTTCGCCGTCGATTGGACCGGTCACGGCAATGGATTCGCCATCCAATTGGGCATCATCGCGGCATTTTCCGCCATCGGCGGTCTCATTCCCGCCGCGTTGACCCGTTACTCTGTGCACCTTGCCCCGGCGGACGGGTCTGTTACGGCGGTGTTGGGCCTGACCCAGCAGATCTTCAACGTGGGCAACTTCCTCGGGCCAATGCTCTTCGCCATGCTCGCAACTTATGCAGGCGGATGGGGCAGCACTTGGTGGTTGACCTGCGGCTTAAGCGTCGCCGGCATCCTCCTGCTCGCCTGCCTCAGTAAGTCCCGCACCGCCGGCGCCTGA
- a CDS encoding MBL fold metallo-hydrolase, with amino-acid sequence MSVELITLGTAAGPAFRGPENGISSALVVGDAFYMVDFGMGCSRAAHEAGLRGKDLAAGFVTHLHSDHVVELPGFLLWNWGNPVDGFTTPVSVLGPGKDATRPAGETLSGTRELVSHALQAFSYDIDIRVHDEARPDLASLLHTVDLDTPAHGSPEAARPFDVYEDDRVKVTGILVEHPPVRPALAFRFDTDAGSVVFSGDTAECDSMAVLASGADVLVHEAVNLDFYAGKGFAPEFLNHQRISHTPPEGAGRVASAAGVGRLVLSHLAGRADPAWWGSRAASTFDGPIDVAVSGQRFGVGRPVLARA; translated from the coding sequence TTGAGCGTCGAACTCATCACCCTCGGCACGGCCGCCGGGCCGGCCTTCCGTGGACCCGAAAACGGGATCTCCAGTGCCCTCGTAGTAGGCGACGCTTTCTACATGGTGGACTTCGGAATGGGTTGTTCCCGCGCCGCACATGAGGCAGGCCTGCGGGGCAAGGACCTGGCCGCCGGCTTTGTCACCCACCTGCACTCGGACCACGTGGTGGAACTGCCCGGCTTCCTGCTGTGGAACTGGGGCAACCCGGTGGATGGCTTCACAACGCCAGTCTCCGTCCTGGGCCCCGGCAAGGACGCCACGCGTCCGGCCGGCGAGACGCTCTCCGGCACCCGGGAGCTCGTCTCGCACGCGCTGCAGGCGTTCTCCTACGACATCGACATCCGCGTTCATGATGAGGCACGTCCAGACCTCGCATCTCTGCTGCACACCGTCGACTTGGATACGCCAGCACATGGCTCCCCGGAGGCTGCCCGCCCGTTCGACGTGTATGAGGATGACCGGGTCAAGGTCACCGGCATCCTGGTGGAGCACCCGCCGGTGCGGCCTGCACTGGCCTTCCGCTTCGATACAGACGCCGGATCCGTGGTCTTCTCCGGGGACACCGCCGAGTGCGACTCAATGGCAGTCCTCGCCAGCGGGGCCGATGTCTTGGTGCACGAAGCGGTGAACCTTGATTTTTACGCGGGCAAGGGTTTCGCACCGGAGTTCCTGAACCACCAGCGCATCTCGCACACCCCTCCCGAGGGCGCCGGGCGCGTGGCTTCCGCTGCGGGCGTTGGCCGCCTGGTGCTGTCCCACTTGGCCGGACGCGCCGATCCTGCGTGGTGGGGCAGCCGGGCCGCGTCGACCTTCGATGGCCCGATCGACGTGGCCGTGAGCGGCCAACGCTTCGGCGTTGGCCGCCCCGTTCTCGCACGCGCCTAG
- a CDS encoding aldehyde dehydrogenase family protein — protein sequence MTAPHYEVLDPATLELVGQAPEHTGQDVEHAVAAARAAAPGWAADREARRDALRAGAKLIRRDLDRLATLLSLEQGKPKTEAAGEFTVAAGLFEYYADLAWDEMEPLAPRADRTLEVHHRPVGLVGTITPWNFPISLLSVKLAPALVAGCTVISKPSPSTPLSTIALVDLLNEVLPAGVLQARTSSRRTVNVALSTSPGIRKISFTGSTEVGISIAQQAAPTVKRVTMELGGNDPAIVLDDADIAVTARGIVGSAFRNAGQVCMAVKRVYVPRSRSNELAEAIAAEAARHVLGHGIDDGTTMGPMHNESQLKLVRGLVDSAVGSGARVITGGQPGCDLPGYFLSPTVVIDAEPGMDLVEQEQFGAALPIVAYDDLEATIAHLNAGEFGLGASVWSPDAQRAYDTASRIEAGTVWINQHTLVEPDAPFGGWKSSGVGRERGRWGLEEYLETRVINARPHA from the coding sequence ATGACGGCACCCCATTACGAAGTGCTGGATCCGGCGACGCTTGAACTCGTAGGACAGGCGCCCGAGCACACCGGGCAGGACGTCGAACACGCCGTTGCAGCTGCCCGTGCTGCTGCTCCCGGCTGGGCCGCAGACCGCGAGGCCCGCCGCGATGCGCTGCGTGCCGGAGCCAAACTGATCCGCCGCGACCTCGACCGCCTCGCAACCCTGCTTTCCCTCGAGCAAGGCAAGCCGAAGACCGAGGCCGCCGGAGAATTCACGGTAGCAGCGGGCCTGTTCGAGTATTACGCGGACCTGGCGTGGGACGAGATGGAACCGTTGGCGCCTCGCGCGGACCGCACCCTTGAGGTGCATCATCGTCCCGTGGGCCTGGTTGGCACCATCACCCCGTGGAACTTTCCCATCTCGCTGCTCAGCGTAAAGCTGGCCCCGGCGCTGGTCGCCGGCTGCACCGTCATCTCGAAGCCTTCACCGTCCACCCCGCTGTCCACAATTGCGCTGGTCGACCTGCTCAACGAAGTACTGCCAGCCGGTGTGCTGCAGGCTCGGACAAGCTCGCGCCGCACGGTCAACGTTGCCCTGAGCACCTCCCCCGGCATCCGGAAGATCTCCTTCACCGGTTCCACCGAGGTGGGCATCTCCATTGCGCAGCAGGCTGCTCCGACGGTGAAGCGTGTGACCATGGAATTGGGTGGCAACGACCCGGCCATCGTGCTCGACGACGCCGATATCGCCGTTACCGCCCGGGGCATCGTCGGCAGCGCTTTCCGCAATGCAGGCCAAGTTTGCATGGCCGTCAAGCGCGTCTACGTCCCGCGTAGCCGCAGCAACGAACTGGCCGAGGCCATCGCCGCCGAAGCAGCCCGCCACGTGCTGGGACACGGCATCGACGATGGCACCACCATGGGCCCCATGCACAACGAATCACAGCTCAAGCTTGTCCGCGGATTGGTGGATTCGGCGGTGGGCTCCGGCGCACGCGTTATCACTGGCGGCCAGCCCGGTTGCGACCTGCCGGGCTACTTTCTCTCGCCCACAGTCGTGATCGATGCTGAACCCGGCATGGACTTGGTGGAGCAGGAACAGTTCGGCGCAGCGCTGCCCATCGTGGCCTACGACGACCTCGAAGCCACCATTGCCCATCTCAATGCCGGAGAATTCGGTCTCGGGGCTTCAGTGTGGAGCCCCGATGCCCAGCGTGCCTACGACACCGCGTCCCGGATCGAGGCCGGCACGGTGTGGATCAACCAGCACACCCTGGTGGAACCCGATGCCCCGTTTGGCGGCTGGAAGTCTTCCGGCGTTGGACGCGAACGCGGCCGCTGGGGGCTGGAGGAATATCTGGAAACCCGCGTTATCAATGCCCGCCCCCACGCCTGA
- a CDS encoding SDR family oxidoreductase encodes MSANQPIVLTGVSSGIGARTAQVLAERGVPLIGIDRNAPESFSGTFVQADLSTQAGIDAVAAAVAEAAPQGIAGLANIAGVPGTVPWRTVLSVNVFGVRGLVRALAPLMDEGAAVVNLASNVGVQWRNVKDRCAEFALAEDQAAALEALAGDEEITGESYLFSKQCVRFLTEHLSAELLPKRIRVNSVSPGPVSTPILEDFKKDHGRDKVEGAGALVGRFGEPEDIARVIDFLLRPESAWVNGSDIRVDGGLAAYRGSVFAAQTV; translated from the coding sequence ATGTCCGCAAACCAGCCCATCGTCCTCACCGGGGTCTCCTCCGGCATCGGCGCCCGCACGGCGCAGGTCCTGGCGGAGCGCGGCGTGCCCCTGATCGGCATTGACCGCAACGCACCGGAATCCTTCAGCGGCACTTTCGTGCAGGCCGACCTCTCGACCCAAGCCGGCATCGACGCCGTTGCGGCCGCCGTGGCTGAGGCCGCCCCGCAGGGCATCGCGGGCCTGGCAAATATCGCCGGTGTTCCGGGCACGGTACCGTGGCGCACCGTCCTGTCCGTCAACGTCTTCGGCGTCCGAGGCCTGGTGCGGGCCTTGGCCCCGCTCATGGACGAGGGTGCCGCCGTCGTCAACCTGGCGTCCAATGTCGGCGTGCAATGGCGCAATGTGAAGGACCGCTGCGCCGAGTTCGCGCTGGCTGAGGACCAGGCCGCCGCACTGGAGGCGCTGGCCGGCGACGAGGAAATCACCGGCGAATCCTACCTCTTCTCCAAGCAGTGCGTCCGGTTCCTCACCGAGCATCTGTCTGCCGAACTGCTACCGAAGCGCATCCGCGTCAACAGCGTCAGCCCCGGGCCGGTGTCCACGCCAATCCTGGAGGACTTTAAAAAGGATCACGGCCGCGACAAGGTCGAAGGCGCCGGTGCCTTGGTGGGCCGTTTCGGCGAGCCCGAGGATATCGCGCGAGTCATCGACTTCCTGCTGCGCCCGGAGTCGGCGTGGGTTAACGGTTCGGACATCCGCGTGGATGGAGGCCTAGCGGCCTATCGCGGCTCCGTCTTCGCCGCCCAGACCGTGTAA
- a CDS encoding IclR family transcriptional regulator, which produces MANAAPRGRTSRPPAKTPAVKGRDNDAAAQPAASVTSRALALLGTFDSQHSAQTLSAMARRAGLPVATAHRLAGELVAWGGLEKRRGEYRVGQRIWRLGLLAPAQQNIAEVAAPFMQDVLFVTQNVVNLFILDGQEVLLVERMSGTGAGLPFRRVGARLPLHASAAGKIMLAYGPEDLFTSASGGLERLTPRTITNSRVLAAEIEQVRTNGYATTDEEAGPDNYGLAVPVFLPNNQVAAALGVVTKGRPASLGAVVPVLKIAARGIARRLGTEQWPQ; this is translated from the coding sequence ATGGCCAACGCTGCCCCACGAGGACGGACCTCACGTCCTCCGGCCAAGACTCCGGCGGTGAAGGGCCGGGACAACGACGCCGCTGCCCAGCCGGCCGCGAGCGTGACTTCCCGGGCGCTGGCTCTGCTCGGCACCTTCGACTCCCAGCACTCCGCACAGACCCTTAGCGCCATGGCCCGACGGGCCGGGCTCCCCGTGGCCACTGCGCACCGCCTGGCTGGGGAACTTGTCGCGTGGGGTGGTTTGGAAAAGCGCCGCGGCGAGTACAGGGTGGGCCAGCGGATCTGGCGGCTGGGCTTACTGGCCCCGGCCCAGCAGAACATTGCCGAAGTTGCCGCCCCATTTATGCAGGATGTCCTCTTTGTGACCCAGAACGTGGTGAACCTGTTCATCCTCGATGGGCAGGAGGTTCTGCTGGTTGAGCGGATGTCCGGTACCGGAGCGGGCCTTCCTTTCCGTCGAGTGGGCGCGCGGCTCCCGCTGCACGCCAGTGCTGCCGGGAAAATCATGCTCGCCTACGGTCCGGAGGACCTGTTCACCTCCGCTTCCGGCGGCCTGGAGCGGCTAACGCCGCGGACTATCACTAATTCCCGAGTGCTGGCCGCCGAGATCGAGCAGGTGCGGACCAACGGGTACGCAACCACGGACGAGGAGGCCGGGCCGGACAACTACGGGCTGGCCGTGCCGGTGTTTCTGCCGAACAACCAGGTGGCGGCTGCGCTTGGCGTCGTGACCAAGGGCAGGCCTGCCTCGCTCGGTGCAGTGGTCCCCGTGCTCAAGATAGCCGCCCGCGGCATCGCTCGCCGGCTCGGTACCGAGCAGTGGCCACAATAA
- a CDS encoding MFS transporter encodes MAADLADPALWDARRRSRRGWTITVFLLVLMMISWADKAILGIVAVPLMRDLGISPETFGLLGSAVFILFGVAQFAAAPIANRVSSKWILLALCLVWSIAQVPIFVFASLPALWFSRVLLGAGEGPLAPITMHAVYKWFPSAKGATPAAVASSGVTLGIVVFAPVLAWITAEFGWKSTFIFLALIGVVWAAIWFFVGKEGPYTSIRAEHKIEGTTPDKAEEHALHAADRKVSYWRSIATPSWLLSVLAAFLAYWTFTVAMTWLPAYFENVMGMSTQQAGSLIALPAVWGAAATVGLSWLTERLATRGLRSRYSRGLVLGSTALFSGVMVLAGTMVEQPVLAIIFFMFGFGTAPAIFALTYLVVAETTTIGQRGAMLQYSNAILTSGGLLAPAIVGMLVGSASSAAVGYENAFVLTGAMMLGVGILSVLFINQQRDRKRLGLDV; translated from the coding sequence GTGGCTGCAGACTTGGCCGACCCGGCCCTATGGGATGCCCGGCGCCGGTCCCGCCGCGGCTGGACGATCACCGTGTTCCTGCTGGTCCTGATGATGATCAGTTGGGCAGATAAGGCGATCCTGGGCATTGTCGCGGTCCCCCTGATGCGTGACCTGGGCATCAGCCCTGAAACCTTCGGCCTGCTGGGCAGTGCTGTCTTCATCCTCTTCGGTGTAGCCCAGTTCGCGGCGGCACCCATTGCCAACCGCGTCAGTTCCAAATGGATCCTGCTGGCCCTGTGCCTGGTTTGGTCGATCGCGCAGGTGCCCATCTTCGTCTTCGCATCGCTGCCGGCGCTGTGGTTCAGCCGCGTCCTGCTGGGTGCAGGCGAAGGACCGCTGGCGCCGATCACGATGCATGCCGTCTATAAATGGTTCCCCAGTGCCAAGGGCGCCACCCCGGCCGCCGTCGCCTCCTCGGGCGTGACCCTCGGCATTGTGGTGTTCGCGCCGGTGCTGGCTTGGATCACCGCGGAGTTCGGCTGGAAGTCCACCTTCATCTTCCTGGCGCTGATCGGTGTGGTTTGGGCCGCCATTTGGTTCTTCGTCGGCAAGGAGGGGCCCTATACCTCTATTCGTGCCGAGCACAAGATTGAGGGCACCACGCCGGACAAGGCCGAGGAGCATGCGTTGCATGCGGCGGACCGGAAAGTCTCCTATTGGCGTTCGATCGCTACTCCGAGTTGGCTGCTCTCCGTCCTCGCGGCCTTCCTCGCCTACTGGACCTTCACGGTGGCCATGACCTGGCTGCCGGCGTATTTCGAGAACGTCATGGGCATGAGCACCCAACAGGCCGGCTCCCTGATCGCACTGCCCGCAGTGTGGGGTGCAGCAGCAACTGTCGGCCTCAGCTGGCTCACCGAGCGGCTGGCCACCCGGGGCTTGCGCTCCCGCTACTCCCGGGGGCTGGTGCTTGGTTCAACGGCACTTTTCTCCGGCGTGATGGTCCTCGCCGGCACCATGGTGGAACAGCCTGTGCTGGCGATTATCTTCTTTATGTTCGGCTTCGGCACGGCACCTGCCATCTTCGCGCTGACCTACCTGGTGGTTGCCGAAACCACCACGATCGGCCAACGCGGCGCCATGCTGCAGTACAGCAACGCCATCCTGACCAGTGGAGGTTTGCTGGCACCCGCCATAGTAGGCATGTTGGTTGGATCCGCTTCCAGCGCCGCCGTCGGCTATGAAAACGCCTTCGTCCTGACGGGCGCAATGATGCTCGGCGTCGGGATCCTGTCCGTGCTCTTCATCAACCAGCAGCGCGACCGCAAGCGGCTGGGACTGGACGTCTAG
- a CDS encoding PDR/VanB family oxidoreductase produces the protein MTATAATIDTFVDHVETVADQVVSLVLRRTDGKPFQPWQPGAHIDVHVGDGLVRQYSLCSSPEELDHLRIGVLHVPDSRGGSKAVHALLAGTELTISEPRNNFPLRDSRRYLFIAGGIGITPLIPMMEAADRAGKEWTLIYGGRSRNTMAFAQQLEDRYGSEHIRIIAEDEVGRLDLDEILGMPRAHMLVYACGPGGMLGAVEERCMGWPPGALHTERFVASTLGAGAANAPFEVELARTGTTVTVPNDKTILEAVEEVGVRVLSSCRGGLCGTCETQIISGEPEHRDAVLTEEDKDAGEIMLVCVSRAAAGCPRLVLDL, from the coding sequence ATGACTGCAACCGCAGCAACCATCGATACCTTTGTCGATCACGTGGAGACCGTGGCCGACCAGGTAGTCTCCCTGGTCCTGCGCCGCACGGACGGCAAGCCGTTCCAGCCATGGCAGCCTGGCGCGCACATCGACGTCCATGTAGGCGACGGCCTGGTTCGCCAGTACTCGCTCTGCTCCTCACCGGAAGAGCTGGACCACCTGCGGATCGGAGTGCTGCACGTACCGGACTCCCGAGGCGGCTCCAAAGCAGTGCATGCGCTGCTGGCCGGCACCGAGCTGACCATCTCGGAACCGCGCAACAACTTTCCGCTCCGCGACTCCCGCCGCTACCTCTTCATCGCCGGCGGCATCGGGATTACCCCGCTGATCCCGATGATGGAGGCGGCGGACCGCGCCGGCAAGGAATGGACCCTGATCTACGGCGGCCGCAGCCGGAACACTATGGCCTTCGCCCAGCAGCTCGAGGACCGCTACGGCTCGGAGCACATCCGCATCATCGCGGAGGACGAGGTGGGCCGGCTTGACCTTGACGAGATCCTCGGCATGCCCCGCGCTCACATGCTGGTCTACGCCTGCGGCCCAGGCGGAATGCTCGGTGCCGTCGAGGAACGCTGCATGGGCTGGCCTCCGGGAGCTCTGCACACAGAACGTTTCGTCGCCTCCACGCTCGGTGCCGGTGCGGCCAACGCCCCGTTCGAGGTCGAGCTCGCCCGGACCGGGACCACGGTCACCGTTCCCAATGACAAGACCATCCTGGAAGCCGTCGAGGAGGTGGGCGTCCGCGTCCTCTCCTCCTGCCGTGGCGGCTTGTGCGGCACCTGCGAAACCCAGATCATTTCCGGCGAACCCGAGCACCGCGACGCTGTTTTGACCGAGGAAGACAAGGACGCCGGCGAGATCATGCTGGTCTGCGTTTCGCGAGCCGCCGCCGGCTGCCCGCGGCTCGTCCTTGACCTCTAG
- a CDS encoding cytochrome P450, whose product MTVTTHEANVLGEDPFETANLLDPYPFLGRLRDAGTVSYLEATGSFAVAGYEEVYEVLTDFETYISSGGLGPRDIRQDSGWRPPSILESDPPIHTVMRRALTGVINPGTVRALREPFTPPAVELTEQLAQRGCFDAITDLAEKYPLRVFPDAVGIPDVGREHLLPYGNMVFNAFGPENYIFKQAFAQGDEHAAAVMRNCERENLNDTGFGARIWDRVADGLITEQQATLLVRALLSAGVDTTIFGIGNTLSVLARYPEAWARLRENPKLSKFAVDEALRLESPFQKFHRTVAVDTVLGGVRLPAGSKVLVFLGAANRDPRKWGDNADQFDLDRSASGHVAFGMGLHQCVGQPIARLEMEIVLQELLERVETIEPDGAPVPILHNVLRGFESLPVRITPA is encoded by the coding sequence ATGACCGTCACCACGCATGAAGCCAACGTTTTGGGCGAGGATCCGTTCGAAACCGCAAACCTTCTCGATCCGTACCCGTTCCTCGGCCGACTCCGGGATGCAGGCACCGTCTCCTACCTGGAAGCAACCGGCAGCTTTGCCGTTGCCGGCTACGAAGAGGTCTACGAGGTTCTCACCGACTTCGAGACCTACATCTCCTCCGGCGGACTGGGTCCGCGCGATATCCGCCAGGACTCCGGCTGGCGCCCGCCGAGCATTCTCGAGTCGGATCCGCCCATCCACACTGTGATGCGCCGCGCGCTGACCGGCGTGATCAACCCCGGCACCGTCCGCGCACTGCGCGAACCGTTTACCCCACCGGCGGTCGAGCTCACGGAGCAGCTTGCGCAGCGGGGGTGCTTTGACGCCATCACCGACCTCGCTGAGAAGTATCCTCTGCGCGTCTTCCCCGATGCCGTCGGTATTCCCGACGTGGGCCGCGAGCACCTGCTCCCGTACGGCAACATGGTCTTCAACGCCTTCGGCCCAGAGAACTACATCTTCAAACAGGCATTCGCCCAAGGTGATGAGCATGCCGCCGCGGTCATGCGCAACTGCGAGCGGGAAAACCTGAACGACACAGGTTTCGGCGCCAGGATCTGGGACCGCGTGGCGGATGGGCTGATAACCGAGCAGCAGGCCACGTTGCTGGTGCGGGCGCTGCTCTCCGCAGGCGTGGACACCACCATCTTCGGTATTGGCAATACCCTCTCCGTGCTGGCCCGCTACCCTGAAGCTTGGGCTCGGCTCCGGGAGAACCCTAAGCTGTCGAAGTTCGCCGTGGACGAGGCGCTGCGACTGGAATCACCGTTCCAGAAGTTCCACCGTACGGTCGCCGTGGACACCGTACTCGGTGGAGTGCGGCTACCTGCAGGTTCCAAGGTTCTCGTCTTCTTGGGCGCAGCAAACCGCGATCCCCGCAAGTGGGGCGACAACGCGGATCAATTCGACCTGGACCGCAGCGCCTCAGGCCATGTCGCTTTCGGCATGGGCCTGCACCAGTGCGTTGGTCAGCCGATAGCGCGCCTTGAGATGGAAATTGTCCTGCAAGAATTACTGGAACGAGTAGAGACGATCGAGCCGGACGGCGCCCCGGTTCCGATCCTGCACAATGTGCTCCGCGGCTTCGAATCCTTGCCCGTACGCATCACCCCCGCGTAG